Proteins encoded by one window of Methylovirgula ligni:
- a CDS encoding glycosyl hydrolase family 28-related protein, translated as MRILDSGFLRRRHLLKFIFGGFVGSGTLALTQRTAAAADNPDPASQPLASQSRFATLSDLRTVEDPHDLADVDVIVLNHHTDDDRGGGTFRWAANSQAADDNGVYIKPDSVPEGQPGRFVRVFSGDINVCWFGARGDDEVDDSVALQAAIDWAEKRGGGVVRVPPGAYISNNVLLKNGVTLSSTAAAYGYAPSKILGSSLRCTHPGFCLDTDEKGVTAAAVTGINFRGGGPNLAAGGIRLQKASWCAIKVAQFDNFADEAIVITSGMACAIEDVLTTNVLLNRARPKLAGAITIGGTDHYLNRIEANTSLHALSGAPTQRTIAAFLIRDANHFISNCVGEISDVGFVVEGLYHRFTGTRGDRNFGEGFIINCKLTTFSSCTALDNNHDPKAEASGFLILGPSNTLASCIAACNRLPSLQLYGFDDHNPIGDVERDTLYAACRSSNHQIAAQRSVTAKNKELTFQDVATRTGTESH; from the coding sequence ATGCGTATTTTGGATTCAGGTTTCCTGCGGCGGCGCCACCTCCTCAAATTCATTTTTGGTGGGTTTGTCGGTTCGGGCACCCTGGCGTTGACGCAGCGCACGGCCGCCGCGGCGGATAATCCCGATCCGGCTTCCCAGCCGCTGGCCTCGCAAAGCCGCTTTGCGACGCTCTCTGATCTGCGCACTGTCGAAGATCCGCACGATCTTGCCGACGTCGATGTGATCGTCCTCAATCACCACACGGACGACGATCGTGGCGGCGGCACGTTCCGCTGGGCGGCGAATTCGCAGGCTGCCGATGACAACGGTGTTTACATCAAGCCCGACAGCGTCCCGGAGGGCCAGCCCGGCCGTTTCGTCCGCGTGTTCTCGGGCGACATCAATGTGTGCTGGTTTGGCGCCCGCGGCGATGACGAAGTCGATGACAGCGTTGCGTTGCAGGCGGCGATCGATTGGGCCGAGAAGCGCGGCGGCGGCGTGGTGCGCGTTCCGCCCGGCGCCTACATCAGCAACAATGTGCTGCTGAAGAACGGCGTGACGCTTTCCTCGACCGCCGCGGCCTATGGCTATGCGCCGAGCAAGATCCTCGGTTCGTCCTTGCGTTGTACGCATCCCGGCTTCTGCCTCGATACGGACGAGAAGGGCGTGACGGCGGCGGCGGTGACGGGCATCAATTTCCGCGGCGGCGGGCCCAACCTCGCTGCGGGCGGCATCAGGCTGCAGAAGGCGAGCTGGTGCGCGATCAAGGTCGCGCAATTCGACAATTTCGCCGACGAGGCCATTGTCATCACCAGCGGCATGGCCTGCGCCATCGAGGATGTTCTGACGACCAACGTGCTGCTCAACCGGGCCCGGCCGAAGCTCGCCGGCGCGATCACCATCGGCGGCACCGATCATTATCTCAACCGCATCGAAGCGAACACGTCGCTGCACGCCTTGAGCGGCGCGCCGACACAGCGCACGATCGCCGCCTTCCTCATCCGCGACGCCAATCACTTCATCAGCAATTGCGTCGGCGAGATTTCAGATGTCGGCTTCGTCGTCGAAGGGCTCTATCACCGCTTCACCGGCACCCGCGGCGACCGCAATTTCGGCGAAGGCTTCATCATCAATTGCAAGCTGACGACGTTTTCGAGCTGCACGGCGCTCGACAACAATCACGACCCAAAAGCCGAAGCCTCGGGCTTCCTCATCCTCGGCCCGTCGAACACGCTCGCGAGCTGCATCGCCGCCTGCAATCGTCTGCCGTCCCTGCAGCTCTATGGATTTGACGACCACAACCCGATTGGCGACGTCGAACGCGACACGCTCTATGCCGCCTGCCGCAGCTCGAACCATCAGATTGCCGCGCAGCGCAGCGTCACCGCCAAGAACAAGGAATTGACGTTCCAGGACGTCGCGACCCGGACCGGAACGGAATCGCACTGA
- a CDS encoding lipopolysaccharide biosynthesis protein, protein MFARLLRGIGANAFSQLVIIGLQLALVPVLATHWGLKLYGVWLMLFTIPSYLALGDFGFATAAGVDMTMKVARGDKAGTLVTYHSAFAAITFVSTSVFLIAVLVCALLPNDWLNFGIGVSPGAIRITLVLIVAYGLICLASSLLMAGFRCSGLYATGVMGQSVTQLAEGFACIVTVLLGGSLLAAATAYVVTRTVCVIGQTLMLTFQVPWLRLGFRGANLDEIKRLAKPAAAALALPFAQAAFLQGTPVVLGVATGAATVPVFTTVRTLIRAGVQFTTLLNHALMPEFSTAVARSNARLQRYFLFATLATDAAILLPGAFVLLVFGQKIVVLWTHGTVHPSFDLIIVMTAVMLVNGMWHPVSNLILAANRHASYSYTYLAAAIASVALTYPLSLWRQATGAGLALLALDCFMFIVVMRLAYVQIIRQSGAPGAPQESLLQDQILQDQISQDQISQDQISDVI, encoded by the coding sequence ATGTTCGCCCGCCTACTCCGCGGCATCGGCGCCAACGCCTTCAGCCAACTGGTCATCATCGGCTTGCAATTGGCGCTCGTCCCGGTGCTTGCGACGCATTGGGGGCTGAAGCTTTACGGCGTCTGGCTGATGCTGTTCACCATCCCGTCCTATCTCGCGCTCGGCGACTTCGGCTTCGCCACCGCCGCAGGCGTCGATATGACGATGAAGGTCGCGCGCGGCGACAAGGCCGGCACGCTCGTGACTTATCACAGCGCGTTCGCCGCCATCACCTTCGTCTCGACCTCCGTCTTTCTCATCGCCGTTCTCGTCTGTGCCCTGCTGCCCAACGATTGGCTGAACTTCGGCATAGGGGTCAGCCCCGGCGCGATCCGCATCACCCTCGTCCTCATCGTCGCCTATGGCCTGATCTGCCTGGCGAGCAGCCTGCTGATGGCGGGCTTCCGCTGCTCCGGCCTCTACGCGACCGGGGTGATGGGCCAATCCGTCACCCAGCTCGCCGAGGGTTTCGCCTGTATCGTCACTGTGCTGCTCGGCGGCTCGCTTCTGGCCGCCGCGACGGCCTATGTCGTGACGCGCACGGTTTGCGTCATCGGCCAAACGCTGATGCTGACCTTCCAGGTGCCGTGGCTTCGCCTCGGCTTTCGCGGCGCCAATCTCGATGAGATCAAGCGGCTGGCTAAGCCTGCGGCGGCGGCGCTGGCGCTGCCCTTCGCCCAGGCCGCCTTTCTGCAAGGCACGCCCGTCGTACTCGGCGTGGCGACCGGCGCCGCCACGGTCCCGGTCTTCACCACGGTGCGCACGCTGATCCGCGCCGGGGTGCAGTTCACGACCTTGCTGAACCATGCGCTGATGCCGGAATTCTCGACGGCCGTGGCGCGCAGCAACGCGCGGCTGCAGCGGTATTTCCTGTTCGCGACACTGGCGACCGATGCGGCGATCCTGCTGCCCGGCGCGTTCGTTCTCCTCGTCTTCGGGCAGAAGATCGTCGTGCTATGGACGCACGGCACCGTGCATCCGTCCTTCGATCTCATCATCGTCATGACCGCGGTGATGCTGGTCAATGGCATGTGGCACCCGGTGTCGAATCTGATCCTCGCTGCCAACCGGCACGCCAGTTATTCCTACACCTATCTCGCCGCGGCGATCGCCAGCGTCGCGCTCACCTATCCGCTGTCGCTATGGCGGCAGGCCACCGGCGCCGGCCTCGCGCTGCTGGCGCTCGATTGCTTCATGTTCATCGTCGTGATGCGCCTCGCCTATGTGCAGATCATCCGGCAAAGCGGCGCCCCCGGCGCACCGCAAGAGTCACTTTTGCAAGACCAAATTCTGCAAGACCAGATTTCGCAAGACCAGATCTCGCAAGACCAAATCTCGGATGTGATATGA
- a CDS encoding glycosyltransferase family 4 protein: protein MTRKVGVFHPGTQHSWQTARALQDTDRLGWYATSIFYRGDRWPYRALPYLPAELRQRLTAEFGRFYHPSLSPELIWTFGFHEWIERGLSRAGLRRLAAKVNTAGNEAFAKSVCGLIARAPVAAVWGYDTSSADVFAYAKQRGIVRILDKTIGDPRVYNAMMQEIYEEYKPFFSSPRFAVPQSTIDLQDREYTLADGIVVGSDFCRDTILDPRARPDLAGKIDVLPYCYDDVFFKPGPPPLRPTDRPVRFLFLGQAGPRKGIHLLLKAFARLPRNAATLTIVGQLQVPSATFRQYADLVTLIPTVPRAAVADYLRESDCLVFPTYFEGSPITIYEALACGCAVIQSKNSNLDAIPHAGMALERLDEDAVHAALMYVIDNRDVLQSWQQAAPPIAEGFTIAAYEKAVLTYLDKILGTKG, encoded by the coding sequence ATGACTCGCAAGGTTGGGGTCTTTCACCCCGGAACGCAGCATTCCTGGCAGACGGCGCGCGCTCTGCAAGACACCGATCGCCTCGGCTGGTACGCCACCTCGATCTTCTACCGCGGCGACCGCTGGCCCTATCGCGCCCTGCCCTATCTCCCGGCCGAACTGCGCCAAAGGCTCACCGCGGAATTCGGCCGCTTCTATCATCCGTCCCTGTCGCCGGAACTGATCTGGACGTTCGGTTTCCACGAATGGATTGAGCGCGGACTTTCGCGCGCCGGCCTGCGGCGTCTGGCGGCGAAGGTCAACACAGCCGGCAACGAGGCCTTCGCGAAATCGGTCTGCGGGCTCATCGCGCGCGCGCCGGTCGCGGCGGTCTGGGGTTACGATACGTCCTCGGCCGACGTTTTCGCCTACGCCAAGCAGCGCGGCATCGTCCGCATCCTCGACAAGACCATCGGCGATCCGCGCGTCTACAATGCGATGATGCAGGAGATCTACGAGGAGTATAAGCCCTTCTTCTCAAGTCCCCGCTTCGCGGTTCCGCAATCCACCATCGATCTTCAGGACCGCGAATATACGCTCGCCGATGGCATCGTGGTCGGCAGCGACTTCTGCCGCGATACGATCCTCGATCCGCGCGCCCGGCCCGATCTCGCCGGCAAGATCGACGTGCTGCCCTATTGCTACGATGACGTCTTCTTCAAGCCCGGGCCGCCGCCGCTCCGGCCAACCGACCGGCCGGTGCGCTTTCTCTTCCTGGGCCAGGCCGGCCCGCGCAAAGGGATCCACCTGCTGCTCAAGGCTTTCGCCCGCTTGCCGCGCAATGCGGCGACGCTAACCATCGTCGGGCAATTGCAGGTGCCGAGCGCGACCTTCCGCCAATATGCCGATCTTGTGACCTTGATCCCGACCGTGCCGCGCGCCGCCGTCGCCGATTATCTGCGCGAGTCGGACTGCCTCGTCTTCCCGACCTATTTCGAGGGATCGCCGATCACGATCTACGAGGCGCTTGCCTGCGGCTGTGCCGTTATACAATCGAAGAATTCCAACCTCGACGCAATTCCGCACGCCGGCATGGCGCTGGAGCGGCTCGACGAAGATGCCGTTCATGCGGCGCTCATGTACGTGATCGATAATCGCGATGTTTTGCAATCGTGGCAGCAGGCAGCGCCGCCAATTGCCGAAGGTTTTACTATCGCGGCCTATGAGAAAGCGGTATTGACCTATCTCGATAAGATCTTGGGAACGAAGGGATAA
- a CDS encoding glycosyltransferase, with protein sequence MTCIMFFWENFGPTHVDRCDAVARAMPRQEILGIELNPASSTYSWEPETGQHFVKRTLLDGKTQRGALRTAFELVRVSVSSGAHHVFLCHYNEPSVQIAAMLMRMIGKRVYLLLDSKFDDRPRSIWREALKAIWIWPYVGAIVGSRRSRQYLSFLGLGNSRIENYYDTISVDRIRRAAGVTPAPGGVDFQDRHFTIISRLVAKKNLFVAVDAFALYVSRTNHPRRLRIFGDGGLDQELREHVRELNLSDLVTFEGFQQTDAVSQALGSTLVLIQSSSEEQFGFSIIEALAMGVPVIVSENCGARDEFVRSGVNGFAVQADSVEGIAFFLGKLASDQLLWERLSAGTSAFAEEADAKSFAQSVGRLTASA encoded by the coding sequence GTGACTTGCATTATGTTTTTCTGGGAGAATTTCGGGCCGACCCATGTCGACCGCTGCGACGCTGTAGCCCGCGCCATGCCGCGTCAGGAAATCCTCGGGATCGAACTCAATCCGGCAAGTTCCACGTATTCGTGGGAGCCCGAAACCGGCCAGCATTTCGTCAAGCGCACCCTCCTCGACGGCAAGACCCAAAGGGGCGCGCTGCGGACGGCTTTTGAGCTGGTGCGCGTCAGCGTCAGCTCGGGCGCACACCACGTCTTCCTCTGCCACTATAATGAGCCGAGCGTCCAAATCGCGGCCATGCTGATGCGCATGATCGGCAAGCGCGTTTATCTGCTGCTCGATTCCAAGTTCGACGACCGGCCACGCTCGATCTGGCGCGAGGCACTGAAGGCGATCTGGATCTGGCCCTATGTCGGCGCCATCGTCGGCTCGCGGCGCAGCCGCCAATATCTGAGCTTTCTGGGTCTTGGAAACAGCCGGATCGAGAATTATTACGACACGATCTCGGTCGACCGTATCCGCCGCGCCGCAGGCGTTACCCCGGCGCCGGGCGGCGTCGATTTCCAGGACCGCCACTTCACCATAATTTCGCGTCTCGTTGCCAAGAAGAATTTGTTTGTGGCGGTCGACGCCTTCGCGCTGTATGTCTCGCGGACCAACCACCCGCGCCGGTTGCGGATTTTCGGCGATGGCGGACTCGATCAGGAGTTGCGCGAGCATGTGCGCGAGCTGAACCTGAGCGATCTCGTCACCTTCGAGGGCTTCCAGCAGACCGACGCCGTCAGCCAGGCGCTGGGGTCGACTCTCGTGCTGATACAGTCAAGCTCCGAAGAACAGTTCGGCTTCTCGATCATCGAAGCCCTGGCCATGGGCGTGCCCGTCATCGTCTCCGAAAATTGCGGCGCGCGCGACGAATTCGTCCGCTCCGGCGTCAACGGCTTTGCCGTCCAGGCCGACAGTGTCGAAGGGATCGCCTTCTTCCTCGGCAAGCTTGCCTCCGACCAATTGCTTTGGGAGCGTCTTTCCGCCGGCACCTCCGCCTTTGCCGAGGAAGCCGATGCGAAAAGCTTCGCCCAATCCGTTGGGCGGTTGACGGCGAGCGCCTGA
- a CDS encoding putative colanic acid biosynthesis acetyltransferase yields the protein MSILDARKSKPLEGGASFSLANRASRALWQVAWATLAAWTPPPLFGWRTALLRLFGAQIHPTARVYGKTRVWYPPNLIMDAHALLGPGVNCYNQAPITIGAKAVVSQGAHLCAGTHDINDPNFQLIAKPIAIGAQAWVAAEAFVGPGVSIGEGAVLGARGVAFRDIEPWAVYAGNPAKKLKDRPRF from the coding sequence ATGAGCATTCTCGACGCACGGAAATCCAAGCCACTCGAAGGCGGCGCGAGCTTCAGCCTCGCCAACCGGGCCTCTCGCGCTCTCTGGCAGGTCGCGTGGGCGACGCTCGCGGCCTGGACGCCGCCGCCGCTCTTTGGCTGGCGGACGGCGCTGCTGCGCCTCTTCGGTGCGCAGATCCATCCGACGGCCCGGGTCTATGGCAAGACGCGGGTCTGGTATCCGCCGAACCTCATCATGGACGCGCACGCGCTGCTCGGCCCCGGCGTCAATTGCTACAATCAGGCGCCGATCACGATCGGCGCGAAGGCGGTCGTCTCCCAGGGCGCGCATCTCTGCGCCGGCACGCACGACATCAACGACCCGAATTTCCAATTGATCGCCAAGCCGATCGCGATCGGCGCGCAGGCCTGGGTGGCGGCGGAAGCTTTTGTCGGGCCGGGGGTCAGCATCGGCGAGGGTGCTGTGCTCGGCGCGCGGGGCGTCGCCTTCCGCGATATCGAGCCCTGGGCGGTCTATGCCGGCAACCCTGCAAAAAAGCTGAAGGACCGGCCACGCTTTTAA
- a CDS encoding glycosyltransferase family 4 protein, producing the protein MRILLNDYSGHAFTVELARELAKRGHNVLHLSLGDFQSPKGDLAQKPDDPKTFEVEAISLGVPFKKYDFVARRQQEIEYGRRVTARIASWHPDVVIGCNNPLDPQRVIQNYCRACNICFVFWLQDIYSNAIKAVLKKKIPVVGHAIGVWYEELEKRLLRRADLVIAITEDFITPLVNWNVSRERIFIIENWAPKDKILILPRDNAWSRAHDLNRKFVLMYSGTLGLKHNPSLLVATAEAFKAEPEVAVVVVSEGKYADEVRDTAKARGLSNLTVLPFQDFRDYSGVLATGDVMLAMIEPDAAVYSVPSKVLSYLCAGKAIVLSANAANLAARILMRSGAGYVVAPNDEAGFVAAIRRFLKDPEARHNAGVKARGYADENFDVGMIAGRFETILAGRVKNAAPA; encoded by the coding sequence ATGAGAATTCTGCTCAACGATTATTCGGGCCATGCCTTTACGGTCGAGCTCGCGCGTGAACTCGCCAAACGCGGGCACAATGTGCTGCATCTTTCGCTGGGGGATTTTCAAAGCCCGAAGGGCGACCTCGCGCAGAAGCCGGACGATCCCAAGACATTCGAAGTCGAAGCCATCAGCCTCGGCGTGCCGTTCAAGAAATACGATTTCGTTGCGCGCCGGCAGCAGGAGATCGAATATGGGCGTCGCGTTACGGCGCGCATCGCAAGCTGGCATCCGGATGTCGTCATCGGCTGCAACAACCCGCTCGATCCGCAGCGCGTGATCCAGAATTACTGCCGCGCTTGTAATATTTGTTTCGTATTTTGGCTTCAGGACATTTATTCAAACGCGATAAAAGCCGTATTGAAGAAAAAGATTCCAGTTGTTGGTCACGCCATCGGAGTTTGGTACGAAGAACTGGAAAAGCGTCTTTTGCGACGTGCGGATCTCGTCATTGCCATTACTGAAGATTTCATAACCCCGCTCGTTAATTGGAATGTGTCGCGCGAGCGCATTTTCATTATCGAGAATTGGGCGCCGAAAGACAAAATTCTCATTCTGCCGCGCGACAATGCCTGGAGTCGCGCGCACGATCTTAACCGGAAATTTGTGCTGATGTATTCGGGTACACTCGGGCTGAAGCATAATCCCTCGCTGCTTGTCGCGACGGCCGAGGCTTTCAAGGCCGAGCCAGAGGTCGCCGTCGTTGTCGTGTCGGAAGGCAAATATGCCGATGAAGTGCGCGACACGGCAAAGGCGCGCGGACTTTCAAATCTGACGGTTCTGCCCTTCCAGGATTTTCGTGATTACAGCGGCGTTCTCGCTACCGGCGATGTGATGCTGGCGATGATCGAGCCCGATGCTGCCGTCTACTCTGTTCCTTCGAAAGTTCTGTCCTATCTATGTGCCGGTAAGGCAATCGTGCTCTCAGCCAACGCGGCCAATCTCGCGGCACGAATCTTGATGCGCTCCGGCGCCGGCTACGTTGTGGCGCCCAACGATGAAGCAGGTTTCGTCGCGGCGATCCGGCGGTTCCTGAAGGACCCCGAGGCGCGACACAACGCAGGCGTCAAGGCGCGCGGTTATGCCGACGAGAATTTCGACGTCGGCATGATCGCCGGACGTTTCGAGACGATTTTGGCCGGTCGCGTAAAAAACGCGGCGCCAGCCTGA
- a CDS encoding glycosyltransferase — MTGDEKNQRVLRLGLLTARASRLGGGVFEAVVAQAQALKAHGGITPIVFGAADEFTAEDKKRLGTVELVSVPSRGPAAFDYAPGLLPLIRAADLDILHLHGIWQYVSLCGAGWAEATKRPYLISPHGMLDPWITARGRWKKALARVGYERRSWRDASLFHALTEAEARDIARETGTEKSRIAVVPNYVAADTAPPAPRAPLVLYIGRIHPKKNLEALVEAWSAAQASEAGYRLAIAGWGEPAHVAALQARFAALADPGIAFLGPVYGEQKQKLLREARFMVLPSLSEGLPMAVLEAWAAATPSLMSAACNLPEGFAQGAALETGVDSASIAATLRRAFALPAADWQAMSAVAHALAQSRFSPQAIAAQWAALYHRLAAGEYMSGP, encoded by the coding sequence ATGACGGGCGACGAAAAGAACCAGCGGGTGCTGCGCCTCGGCCTCCTGACCGCGCGCGCCTCGCGCCTCGGCGGCGGCGTCTTCGAAGCCGTGGTGGCGCAGGCGCAGGCCTTGAAGGCGCATGGCGGCATCACGCCGATCGTCTTCGGCGCCGCGGACGAATTCACCGCCGAGGACAAAAAGCGCCTCGGCACCGTTGAGCTTGTCAGCGTGCCGAGCCGTGGCCCGGCCGCCTTCGATTATGCACCGGGCCTTCTGCCGCTGATCCGCGCCGCGGATCTCGATATCCTGCATCTGCATGGGATTTGGCAATATGTCTCGCTTTGCGGCGCGGGTTGGGCGGAAGCGACCAAGCGGCCCTATCTGATTTCGCCGCACGGCATGCTCGATCCCTGGATCACGGCGCGCGGGCGCTGGAAAAAGGCGCTCGCCCGTGTCGGCTATGAGCGGCGGAGCTGGCGCGACGCCAGCCTCTTCCACGCCCTGACGGAGGCGGAGGCGCGGGATATTGCGCGAGAGACCGGCACGGAGAAGTCGCGCATCGCCGTCGTGCCGAACTATGTCGCCGCCGACACGGCGCCGCCCGCGCCACGCGCGCCGCTCGTGCTCTACATCGGCCGCATTCACCCGAAGAAGAATTTGGAGGCGCTCGTCGAGGCCTGGAGCGCGGCGCAAGCCTCGGAGGCTGGCTACCGGCTTGCCATTGCCGGCTGGGGCGAGCCGGCGCATGTCGCAGCTTTGCAAGCCAGGTTCGCGGCGCTCGCCGATCCCGGCATTGCTTTCCTTGGCCCGGTCTATGGGGAGCAGAAGCAGAAGCTGCTGCGCGAAGCCCGTTTCATGGTTCTGCCCTCCTTGAGCGAGGGGCTGCCTATGGCCGTTCTCGAGGCCTGGGCCGCCGCAACGCCCAGCCTCATGTCGGCGGCCTGTAATCTGCCGGAAGGCTTCGCCCAGGGCGCGGCGTTGGAGACCGGGGTGGATTCCGCGAGCATTGCCGCCACGTTGCGCCGCGCGTTCGCCCTGCCGGCCGCCGATTGGCAGGCGATGTCGGCGGTGGCACACGCGCTGGCGCAGAGCCGGTTTTCGCCGCAAGCCATCGCGGCGCAATGGGCGGCGCTCTATCATCGGCTGGCCGCCGGGGAGTATATGAGCGGGCCATGA
- a CDS encoding glycosyltransferase, with amino-acid sequence MPTRLRRVVFLWENFGPMHVDRCGALARALDGQWEVVGVQWTGKSTTYEWVSPDAKNFSLVTLFPDARPGSIGFVRKLWRTLSFCLRSHADAFFFSHYNDAAVILTSMVLALMNKRVFGMLLSKFDDYDRKIRWEVFKSLILLPYAGFLTNRGRSEEYIRFLRGSRVPIAYGHNTLSVGEIRNLAGAEPAPGGLPHAARRFTAVTRLVPKKNLNVLIDAYALYRKAVATPRPLHICGSGELETELRAKIAALDLGDFVVLRGFLQRPEIAHELAQSLALILPSIEEQFGNVIIEAQAMGVPTIISHNCGALETLVRSGVNGFVVEPDNPAGLAFFMQWLHEDEDLWERLAIGCAQYLPRADTPAFVEGVMKLL; translated from the coding sequence GTGCCAACACGGCTGCGCAGGGTCGTCTTCCTCTGGGAAAATTTCGGGCCGATGCATGTCGACAGGTGCGGCGCGCTGGCCCGTGCGCTCGACGGCCAATGGGAAGTCGTCGGCGTGCAATGGACCGGCAAGAGCACGACCTATGAGTGGGTCTCGCCCGACGCCAAGAATTTCAGCCTCGTCACGCTCTTTCCCGATGCCCGGCCGGGCTCGATCGGCTTTGTGCGCAAGCTGTGGCGGACCCTGTCGTTCTGCCTGCGCTCACACGCCGATGCGTTTTTCTTCAGCCATTACAATGACGCGGCGGTCATCCTCACGTCGATGGTCCTGGCGCTGATGAACAAGCGCGTCTTCGGCATGCTGTTGTCGAAATTCGACGATTACGACCGCAAGATCCGCTGGGAAGTGTTCAAATCGCTGATCCTGCTTCCCTATGCCGGATTTCTGACCAACCGCGGCCGCTCGGAGGAATATATCCGCTTCCTGCGCGGCAGCCGGGTACCGATCGCCTACGGCCATAACACGCTGTCTGTCGGCGAAATCCGCAATCTCGCGGGCGCGGAACCGGCGCCGGGCGGCCTGCCGCACGCCGCGCGGCGCTTTACCGCCGTCACCCGTCTGGTCCCCAAAAAGAACCTCAACGTCCTGATCGACGCCTATGCGCTCTACCGCAAGGCGGTCGCGACACCGCGGCCGCTGCATATCTGCGGCTCGGGCGAACTGGAAACCGAGTTGCGCGCCAAGATCGCCGCCCTCGATCTCGGCGATTTCGTCGTCCTTCGCGGCTTTCTGCAGCGGCCGGAAATCGCCCACGAACTTGCGCAATCGCTCGCGCTCATCCTGCCGAGTATCGAGGAACAGTTCGGCAATGTGATCATCGAGGCGCAGGCGATGGGCGTGCCGACCATCATCTCGCACAATTGCGGTGCGCTCGAAACGCTGGTCCGCAGCGGCGTCAACGGTTTCGTCGTCGAGCCCGACAATCCCGCGGGCCTGGCCTTTTTCATGCAGTGGCTGCACGAGGACGAAGACCTGTGGGAGCGCCTCGCCATCGGCTGCGCCCAATATCTGCCCCGCGCCGATACCCCCGCCTTCGTCGAAGGCGTCATGAAATTGCTATGA
- a CDS encoding O-antigen ligase family protein has protein sequence MLAPSPESAAEEKTQRYDVLDPPVAVALIFGAIDSLVPFSYIFNIYPYINYWHAATLAVKLLICCIYYKYISISRIAVLSALVLTSIILISSVPSGSQFADYAKIFGFVTHVFITLTMIRRDNLPKYMLASVGVMFASTLIYLVAAKTGHIDTTFGRYSYFHHTHPNLGSEIIAMSIVLAACVLGWVPFLIVTLPSLYAIYLMEGRAALVVALITIGAKLVYDEWRNKKRLALILGGLAGAGVLALLVSDKAGTLLNSAFLLHDKYRGIGSGFVGRDQLWNVAWHWFMASPIIGNGAGFFDRYGVEIHNFFLFGLSEFGILSLLIYGMIFYLFYELYRTNRKWFFCFLGIPVFWMFNDRFFNINPYPFLLYVVLFAHANTAGMGLKSLLVPVKARPPAGPAE, from the coding sequence TTGCTCGCGCCGTCGCCAGAATCCGCAGCCGAAGAAAAGACTCAGCGGTACGATGTGCTGGACCCGCCGGTCGCTGTCGCCCTTATTTTCGGTGCGATAGATTCGCTCGTCCCTTTTTCCTACATCTTCAATATCTATCCCTATATCAACTATTGGCACGCGGCGACTCTGGCCGTGAAGCTGCTGATCTGTTGTATCTATTATAAATACATCTCGATAAGCCGCATCGCCGTGCTGTCGGCGCTGGTCCTGACGTCGATTATACTTATCTCGTCGGTGCCCAGCGGTTCACAGTTCGCGGATTACGCCAAAATCTTCGGCTTCGTCACGCATGTGTTCATCACGCTCACGATGATCCGGCGCGACAATCTCCCGAAATATATGCTCGCCAGCGTCGGCGTTATGTTCGCCAGCACGCTCATCTACCTCGTCGCCGCGAAGACGGGGCACATCGATACGACCTTCGGCCGCTATTCCTATTTCCATCACACGCACCCCAACCTCGGCTCCGAGATCATCGCCATGTCGATCGTCCTCGCCGCCTGCGTGCTGGGCTGGGTGCCGTTCCTCATCGTGACGCTGCCGTCGCTCTACGCGATCTATCTGATGGAAGGCCGCGCTGCGCTCGTTGTCGCGCTCATCACCATCGGCGCGAAGCTCGTCTACGACGAATGGCGCAACAAGAAGCGTCTCGCTCTCATCCTCGGCGGTCTGGCCGGCGCGGGCGTGCTGGCGCTGCTCGTCTCCGATAAAGCTGGAACGCTGCTCAATTCGGCTTTTCTCCTGCACGACAAATATCGCGGGATCGGCTCTGGCTTCGTCGGCCGCGATCAGCTCTGGAATGTCGCCTGGCACTGGTTCATGGCGAGCCCGATTATCGGTAATGGCGCCGGCTTCTTCGACCGCTACGGCGTCGAGATCCATAATTTCTTTTTGTTCGGCCTGTCCGAGTTCGGCATCCTGTCGCTGCTCATCTACGGGATGATCTTCTATCTTTTCTACGAGCTTTATCGCACCAACAGGAAGTGGTTCTTCTGCTTCCTCGGCATCCCGGTCTTCTGGATGTTCAACGACCGGTTTTTCAACATCAACCCGTATCCGTTCCTGCTCTATGTCGTCCTCTTCGCCCACGCCAATACGGCGGGCATGGGATTGAAGTCCTTGCTGGTGCCGGTGAAGGCGCGCCCGCCGGCCGGGCCGGCCGAATAG